In the genome of Chrysoperla carnea chromosome 5, inChrCarn1.1, whole genome shotgun sequence, the window tcaCCTTGCATCGTGAGAGATATTGCACCCAATCCAACTCCATACAtagtaatgtaaataattagCACTGTCACTGGAACCCACCCATAAGCTTCTAAATCCATAATACTATGGACTTGAATATAAAAGTACACAGCTTGTCCAATTAAAGCAATGGAACATCCAATCAACGAAATAATCAGCAGAGGACGACGTCCAACTCTGTCAATGAGTAACATTGccaaaaaattacttgaaaattgAGCGACACCAAACATTATCGCAGAAATAGAACCACTAAAAAAACCATCTGCTTTAGAGAATATAAGTTCAGCGAAAACTAGTATGGCAAATATACCACTCATCATCCTTATAGTATTTAAACCAATCATAACAACCATACCTTTGAAATAAGCTCTGTTTTTTATCAAATCGGACCAATTAGATGTTTGAGACATTTGGCATTCAACGATATTTGACATATCCTCAAATTCAGTATCCACATTCATCAAGCCACGATACCGTTGTAAAGATTTCTTGGCCTCGTCATGTTTTTTTACCATGAGTAAATAATATGGCGTTTCTGGTACCCACCAGAAAGTGATGAGAAAAACTACAGGAATAAACATTGCAATCAATGCCATCGCTCGAATTGTTAACCATGGGGCAACACTATATAAAAATAGTGCGCCTAAATTCATAATAACTGTCATAGAATTCCCTAATTTACCACGAATATCGTCCTCGGCGATTTCTCCTACAAACATTGGTAAAACTGTAAACACAGATCCGTCAGCTACACCTACTAAAAACTTGATTAGCATCAACGTTGATACATTTCTTGCTACAGCAATTAAAATCCATCCAATCAAATATGGCACTCCACTCATTAATAAAGTGGAACGTCGACCAAAATAATCTGCGCAAAAGGCTCCTAAGATTGCGCCGGGTAATTCAGCAAGCACCTCAATAGAAGCAATCCATGAACCTTCTTCCATGGTTAAGGGTATTATGGAATTGGTTGCATATAATTTTGGTAGTGATGCCGATACCCATACAAAATGCATTCTACTGGTAAATGCTAGCAAACAAGCTGAAATAGATAAAAGTTTAAGGTACTAAACATGCGTACCCTGTATATGTACCTATATTAAACTAAGTCCCACGTTTGTCATGCTCGGatatattgattgaaaaatttatgatatttttttccgaatttgtattaataatagaaacggGAATATacctgtttgtttttgaaaattgatggacCGCAGCTGACAATGGAGGGGATTAGCGACTAAAATAACCCCCTCAGGTCGAAGTATGACtaaatatcttcaaaatatcagaaaatcaaattttttattaacatgccTGCAGTAATTGCAGAATTAATATTTGGagcctttttaaaaaatttgggcatttttataccattcatgtatgtaatatgcaaggtatgctaagtttagtcccaagtttgtaacgcttaaaaatattaatgctgtgaacaaaattttggtataggtgtttataaaatcacctaattagtccattttcggttgtctgtccgtctgtctgtctgtctgccaacacgataactcaaaaatgaaaaaagatatcaagctgaaatttttacagcgtactcagggcgtaaaaagtgaggtcgagttcgtaaatgagcaacataggtcaattgggccttgacCTATggattcgtaggacccatcttgtaacccgttaaagatagaacaaaagtttaaatgtaaaaaaatttgcttataaaaaaacaaacaacttttgtttgaaacattttttcataaacattactgtttatatggggatatcagtgaCGAATGTGTGatgatatatgtatatgtaatgtgatagagtaatcaacactgtctatgcatggtatttcaacaattaactcactcaattgtttgttttcacttgtttaatgtaGTATTTTTGCTACTggttgatatttatattattagtgaGGTCTTAGTTATTGATGTAGATTTTGtttatcacaaatttgtttGGGCATCTAGTAAAACTGtgctagaaattttaaaattgtttctaaaCTACGCgcgaaatagtttttttacggTAACAgataaacagacagacagagttacttttcCATAATATATGTTAGGATTGGTCTTTGTTCATTTTGTTTCACTGTGTTTCGATGATTGTTTAATTGCACCCCAGAGCTAACAAGCAACAAAGGGGcacaatgcaaaaaaattttgatttcgaatAACTTTAAAATGGAAACTGGTTAGATAGAAGGggtttattaaagaaaatactatttatatttaataacgaGTTTTagattgaatattattttttaaaacctcaAAAAGACTTATTTCACCCAGTGCTTCTACACAAACAAGCTCTTGATTTTGATCTAGTGCAGTTTAGTTAAGTGTTTGCGTATAGAGTGTTAAAGAAACCTAAATAGAaggcgaaaataaaaatttttaatgggtAGAAAGTTCGTTTTCAAACTTGGGTTTGAGTGCCTTCCTCATTTTTTCTAGGAATGCATGTTTTTCTAACAACCTGtcttccattttaaaaattataacaaaaacattataaaatatattgtattcgAATTAGGGAAAAAATTGTAATGATCTTTGAAATGCATATACGTGATTTGAAGCGAATTTTGAGACATACAAATTTTGGCCAAGTCGAAATAGGaccggaaatttttttaaataatataataataataatatttaataatttttcattacaaaaattcattcctattaaaaatcaatgattttcaaagttaaattgtaaaattacaattcGAAAGAATATTTACCTGTAATAGTGGCCACATACTGAAACCACCGTTTTGTTAAAGAAGaattaattccaataaaaatttccaGCATTTCTCtaacaaaacaaaacttattAAACCATTAATCACAGTGAATTGATTGTGTACAcacgttttcttaaaataattatttttataagaatagtattatataaaaatttaatcgtttGTGTAAATTTGTAAACAGTGAACAAAATACCTGAATAGTGTTGTTATACAAGTATGTACCAACAACGATAGtacaataaataagccggaaaatgtggaaaagtggtggaacagctccgatttcaaaaattttttgtatacgtgttccttagacctctagAAACATTCAGCCACACTAACGTTGGCATTACAGAAACAATTGAGgaaattagggtagttttcccattcCCAAAGCACTtcaaatagtaacagtgaaaacaaaacaatatttcaacTCGAAAATCGTCTCccgagggtttttgaggtcgccgatcatgaattcaaggttaaaaatgAACTGAATACGGTTGCAACCCTATTAAAACTACCCTTGAAGTGacagaacaaaaatttgttaattcaaaattttgccccaGAAATTGTCCCTCAAagccacccctagaagtgacagaggaaaaatttataatttttcctcgaatatcgtcttttgggggggggggggggtttggATTCGCTGATCACGAACCCAAGGTCAAAAAGTCAAGAAgtgtcaataaaaaatttttgaatatcacCTCAAAAATTGTCTCTGCGGTTTTTGGAGTTACTGATCATgaatttgaagttaaaaatcAACTGAATGTCACATCATCCCCATTAAAaccacccctagaagtgacagagataaaattttaaattttaaatttctcctcgaatatcgtctttcgggaAAATCGTATTTGGGagcgctgattacgaatcccaGGTCAAAAAGTAGCTGAAGATAGTTGCAACCCaaaaaaactacccctagaGTGACAatgataaacattaaaaaaattttaatttttgtcacttCAAGGGATGGCCTTTAGGGGTGGCTGGaaactacattcagttgctttttgtcGTCATATTGATGATTATCGACTACGAAAACCGCAGAGAAACAATTTCTGAgatgaaattcagaattttcaatggtttttatcattgacacttctagggttagttttaatagggttgcaaacatccaagttactttttgaccttggattcgtgATCGGAGATCCaaaaaaccccccgaaagacgatattcgaggaaaattttttctctggTACTCCTAAGGGTCGCTTTTTGGGGTGGCTTGGAACTATATTCAGTTGATTTTtgccctcaaattcattatcaacgacttgaaaaccgcagagagacaatttctgaggtgaaattcatGTGAACATGAATTAACGAACAGCGAACCTATAAGCTCCACAAGAGACGATTTCTGAAGGaaagttttgaatataataaagtttttgtctatcacttccaagggtagttttaatggggttgcaactgTATTCACttgctttttaaccttgaattcatgatcaacgacctcaaaaaccctcggGAGACGATTTTcgagttgaaatattgatttgttttcgctgttactatttggaatgctttggggatgggaaaattaccctaatttccaaaatttttttctgtaatgccaaggttagtgcggctgaatgtttcTAGAGGTCTTAGGAACacgtatacaaaaaatttttgaaatcggaccTGTTctaccacttttccacattttatgTGGTTTTATACTAGTGTATGTGTAATGTTCTATACTAGCTGGTTCCCGCCCACTTCGCTGGACACACTAACATTTTGGATGTGAATctatacttttttacttttattaacgaaatgtttaatttcgatttgatatttGTCAATGATCACACAGATTTCCACATCACTCATGAGGTACTGTGTATTGCGATGCGTTAATGTTATTTATTGCGGCGGGATCCCCAGTAGGCCTACACCACGGAAAAATTACCACCATAAAACTAAgaacaaatttggaaaaatttttatttttataaaaaatatttattcattttttaaatctattaaattaaattttgtaattatttatattacgtTGTAAATAAGTTGTAAATAGTTAAATGGTACAGTAATAATTTGGTCGCTAATGACTCAATTGTTGAAGCGaccttaaataacaaaaaaaaaaaaaacttaaataaaaaattaataatataaacatttttaaaaagtgctatattttgtaaaattaatttttaagttgtattttatcttaaacaagtgaaaacaaacaattaactgagttaattgttgaaataccatgtaaagacagtgtagattacgtttgttttttacgacATATAACTAAAGAAGAatagccaaacatacatacatgcatgtcacacacacttaactgattttcccatataatatatactatataatttgcgtctAATTTGCAatctcacgggtaaactgtgTTTACAAAACACTGTGTTTACTTTGTCACTACAGTATTTACATGTTTAtaggaaaatgtttcaaacaaaagttgtttatttttttataaggaacatttctgacatttaaacttttgttttatctctaatggtttacaagatggggcctacgggcccaagacccaattgacctatgttgctcatttacgaactcgacctcactttttacgtcctgagcatacTATAATTTTGAGCTTgatgtcttttttcgtttttgagctatcgtgttgacagacaggcggacagacaaccgaaaacggataaatttggtgattttatgaacacctctatatcaatattttgatcgtagtattaatattttaagcgttacaaacttgggactaaacctaatataccttgatatatttcatatgcatggtataaaaataaaataaacttacatACATGATATGGTTTCGACCTTCACATgacttttattacaaaaataaaaatattaaggaaGTTCCTTCAAGCTCACACAGAACTAAAAATCCCTGAAAGACTGCGTTAAAGTTAACTACCTATGTAgatgttttagaaaaatatataagtcgAGTAAAAAACTCGAAATCTCTttcttgaaattattaaatcacCTAGCTATTGATCTATTGACCATATTTTCAACGATTCGGAAATAGGATTTTCAAACCCAGCTCGTAGCTAATGAGAGATAATAGATACACTCTTCAAATTAGAAATCTATACCTTACAAAATACTAAAAGTTTTGTTGATAACAGTTTTTCGAATGTATTCGGTAGAAATTGGATTTACTCTTGTGCAACTTTTTGCCTAATtcgttttacgaaaaaatgtttacaacaaaaggttgttgttattttataaggaatagaTTTCtgactaaaaaaaatatgtccAATTTCTCTGGCATGGCCGatttactaaaaacaaatttcatcttCAACAGTTTTACATTCCATcggataatttgaattttagagGAATTTTAGTTGGATGTTCTTTTTGCATACACTTTTCTGATTCTGAGTTTATGTAGAAAAGACCGAGTGTGAAAGAATTGTTTTAGTAGTCACTGTAATTGCGTAGTATTTTTGTATAGACCGCTTACAATTTTGTGCTGTTGAGTTATTTATGatgaaaatgttaatatataataacatgGTACCAATCACCGGTACTAAACGAATGGTAATTAATTGCGACTGCCCATCTTGTCTATATGACGAAAGCGATTAAGTATGTaacaatatatttgtatttctcGAATTTTTCAGATCATTTCCTATACTTAATTATTTCGATTATTTatgttacatattattattattagtcttCTCAGTCATATTTCTCGAGCATGAAAATGCCAACTCAGGCGAAATGCTGATTTggtacaaaagtttattttttcatattacacTTGTGCACcttcaatttgtaaaaaaaagtctagCGTTACATGTGGTCTTTATGATTTCCGGTCCAGGGCCCCCCAAATGTTTAATCCGACTATTTCCGCGGATGGCAAGCATACCTGCGATAGAACTTTTAGCTTCTGAGAGACTGGGTATCTATGAAAAGCAATCGACTGCCGAATCCAAGAAAATACAATGGAAAAATGGCATGTAAAGAAAGAAACTGGAACTCATGGGCTTAGAAActgattcaaaatattaaaacatgaaTCGAAAGACCATACGTAGAAGTGGATTATTTTCTGACCCATGTGCTATAGCACCACGGTTGCTTTAAAGAATTCTTCTTCGACTTAAAAGGGTCTGAATTGGTTAAGTGCCATTAACTGTTGTAGCAAAACCGATGATCCCGAACATGAACTGTTCTTATCTATTAGACAAGATGGTCAGCTTGGTGGAATCACTTGAAAGATGGATAGTCACAATAAGATTCTAAGGCAGCACTCGCATTGAAAGAATTCTAACGTCATTCTCATACGAAGTGTTTGGAGAAGAATGTGAAGGGTCTTAGTCGGTATAGGAATCCCGACACTTTCCGAGAGGATAGTGTCGAGATTGACGTTGTTTGAAATATTCACTTTAACTTTACCCaatatagaattattt includes:
- the LOC123301284 gene encoding facilitated trehalose transporter Tret1-like, producing MEEGSWIASIEVLAELPGAILGAFCADYFGRRSTLLMSGVPYLIGWILIAVARNVSTLMLIKFLVGVADGSVFTVLPMFVGEIAEDDIRGKLGNSMTVIMNLGALFLYSVAPWLTIRAMALIAMFIPVVFLITFWWVPETPYYLLMVKKHDEAKKSLQRYRGLMNVDTEFEDMSNIVECQMSQTSNWSDLIKNRAYFKGMVVMIGLNTIRMMSGIFAILVFAELIFSKADGFFSGSISAIMFGVAQFSSNFLAMLLIDRVGRRPLLIISLIGCSIALIGQAVYFYIQVHSIMDLEAYGWVPVTVLIIYITMYGVGLGAISLTMQGEMFPTNIKAKAMCIIDVFYGLVGFLVVQFYQPTAEFFGSHIPFIIFAISCIFGIFFTIFIVPETKGKSLEDIQNLLKNSKRVKNSNENQGSKVQNPQLPARTLQINSRLTKIQTEFV